A DNA window from Micromonospora sp. NBC_01739 contains the following coding sequences:
- a CDS encoding nitroreductase family protein, with translation MTNLTPLLAFRWSPRAFDPYAELSPAEAATLLEAARWAPSIGNGQPWRFAVGHRDDDTFKRILVNLSPDEQRWAGRASLLVLVAHTRAGHPTAAYDLGQAVAHLTVQATALGLHVRQVTELDRASLAADLDLTADLRPYVVVAVGQLGDPLSLPADLVAEETGLRHRQPLAELVLSCGNTAP, from the coding sequence ATGACCAACCTCACCCCGCTGCTGGCCTTCCGGTGGAGCCCCCGGGCCTTCGACCCGTACGCCGAACTCTCCCCGGCCGAGGCGGCGACCCTGCTGGAGGCCGCCCGCTGGGCCCCCTCGATCGGCAACGGGCAGCCGTGGCGGTTCGCGGTCGGACACCGCGACGACGACACCTTCAAACGGATCCTGGTCAACCTGTCCCCGGACGAGCAGCGCTGGGCCGGGCGGGCCAGCCTGCTGGTGCTGGTCGCGCACACCCGCGCCGGCCACCCGACGGCCGCGTACGACCTGGGTCAGGCGGTGGCCCATCTCACCGTGCAGGCCACCGCACTGGGGCTGCACGTACGCCAGGTGACCGAGCTGGACCGCGCTAGCCTGGCGGCAGACCTCGACCTGACCGCCGACCTGCGACCGTACGTGGTGGTGGCGGTGGGCCAACTGGGTGATCCATTGAGCCTGCCGGCCGACCTGGTGGCCGAGGAGACCGGCCTGCGACACCGGCAACCCCTCGCCGAACTGGTCCTGAGCTGCGGAAACACGGCACCCTGA